Proteins encoded in a region of the Zea mays cultivar B73 chromosome 4, Zm-B73-REFERENCE-NAM-5.0, whole genome shotgun sequence genome:
- the LOC103653441 gene encoding uncharacterized protein, with product MPMLLHQPQLLLNASADHHLPWRMSSPISSCQGAVAELALPQPWTPSGHPSPISPRPHPLAAAPSYNWWLSLIPWMLAMLPSLVLTSAPCVGWPVAPALDYPHARPRYNSNHETPSCRALDVFDEIPQRAPT from the exons ATGCCGATGCTGCTCCACCAGCCGCAACTGCTCCTGAACGCCAGTGCCGACCACCATCTCCCATGGCGCATGAGCTCCCCAATCTCCTCTTGCCAGGGCGCCGTCGCTGAGCTCGCTCTGCCCCAACCATGGACGCCGTCGGGCCACCCGTCTCCTATCTCCCCTCGCCCTCATCCTCTAGCTGCTGCCCCTTCCTATAACTGGTGGCTGAGTCTTATTCCATGGATGCTGGCCATGCTGCCCTCCCTGGTGCTCACCTCTGCCCCCTGCGTTGGATGGCCGGTTGCTCCTGCCCTAG ATTATCCTCATGCCCGACCACGGTACAACAGCAACCATGAAACCCCATCGTGTCGCGCCCTCGACGTGTTCGATGAAATACCGCAGCGAGCTCCAACTTGA